The following proteins are encoded in a genomic region of Hymenobacter siberiensis:
- a CDS encoding ATP-binding protein, giving the protein MPEPLVLTAADFAPIIAFAGLAPDTLTWLLAHGEANRYAPNEVIIEAGAAADFMMAVVRGGIQFYAGQGGPSTPVFRVGTGQVSGVLPYSRLREVKNQGTATGETVLYLLHRDHFPALEQVSPELVQRLVGIMNDRSRDQVRSQERDDKLRALGKLSAGLAHELNNPAAAIARAAQALANRVGAKPALFVELVSHCPSPAAMLALTALAVPTAEAQPPQSALARADREDELADWLATHGVPNGYHLAPALLEAGLLPAALAAVAELLPPAARPAAFAWLEGQLTTMQLVRDVQEAGGRISKLVADVKTYSHMDRAGVFEPIDVTVGLESTLNMLGFQLRQKNVRVVRDYAAGLPAIRGQVSSLNQVWTNLLDNAIDALPAQGGEITLRTALEGGFVRVFLIDNGTGIPADVLPHIFEPFYTTKQAGDGSGLGLDIAQQIIRQHDGRLEVESAPDYTEFCAWLPIAN; this is encoded by the coding sequence GAACCCCTCGTCCTCACCGCCGCCGACTTCGCCCCCATCATCGCCTTCGCTGGCCTGGCGCCCGACACGCTAACGTGGCTGCTGGCCCACGGCGAGGCCAACCGCTACGCACCCAATGAAGTCATTATCGAAGCAGGCGCGGCCGCCGACTTTATGATGGCCGTAGTGCGCGGCGGCATTCAGTTCTACGCTGGGCAGGGCGGACCGTCCACGCCGGTGTTCCGCGTCGGAACCGGCCAGGTATCGGGCGTGCTGCCTTATTCCCGGCTGCGCGAAGTAAAAAACCAGGGCACCGCCACCGGCGAAACGGTGCTTTACCTGCTGCACCGCGACCATTTTCCGGCCCTGGAGCAAGTCAGCCCCGAGCTGGTGCAGCGCCTCGTGGGCATTATGAACGACCGCAGCCGCGACCAGGTGCGCAGCCAGGAGCGCGATGACAAGCTGCGCGCCCTGGGCAAGCTCTCGGCCGGCCTGGCCCACGAGCTGAACAACCCCGCCGCCGCCATTGCCCGCGCCGCCCAGGCCCTGGCCAACCGCGTGGGGGCCAAGCCCGCCCTGTTTGTGGAGCTGGTGAGCCATTGCCCCTCACCCGCCGCCATGCTGGCCCTCACCGCCTTAGCCGTGCCCACCGCCGAAGCCCAGCCCCCACAAAGTGCCCTGGCCCGCGCCGACCGCGAAGACGAGCTGGCCGACTGGCTCGCCACCCACGGCGTGCCCAACGGCTACCACCTCGCCCCCGCCCTGCTCGAAGCCGGCCTCTTGCCCGCCGCTCTGGCCGCCGTGGCCGAACTGCTGCCGCCCGCCGCCCGCCCGGCGGCTTTTGCCTGGCTCGAAGGCCAGCTCACCACCATGCAGCTGGTACGCGACGTGCAGGAGGCCGGCGGCCGCATCAGCAAGCTGGTGGCCGATGTGAAAACGTACTCGCACATGGACCGCGCCGGCGTCTTCGAACCCATCGACGTAACGGTTGGCCTGGAAAGCACTCTCAATATGCTCGGCTTCCAGCTGCGGCAAAAGAATGTGCGGGTTGTCCGCGATTATGCGGCCGGCCTTCCTGCTATTCGCGGGCAGGTAAGTAGCCTCAACCAGGTGTGGACCAACCTGCTTGATAATGCCATTGATGCACTGCCCGCGCAGGGCGGCGAAATCACGCTGCGCACCGCGCTGGAAGGCGGCTTTGTGCGCGTATTTTTGATTGACAACGGCACCGGCATTCCGGCCGACGTGCTGCCGCACATCTTCGAGCCTTTCTATACTACCAAGCAAGCCGGCGACGGCTCGGGGCTCGGCCTCGACATTGCGCAGCAGATTATCCGGCAGCACGATGGGCGGCTGGAGGTTGAGTCGGCACCCGACTACACCGAATTCTGCGCCTGGCTGCCAATAGCTAATTAA
- a CDS encoding FAD-dependent oxidoreductase, whose translation MPDKKPIILAVDDDPQVLAAIARDLRQEFSAEYRILRVNSGPEALATIKELYEKEEPLALIVADQRMPELEGVELLTASREFFPDAKRVLLTAYADTEAAVRAINSARLDHYLMKPWDPPENLLYPILHDLLTAWQAAYRPKFGGIRLIGFQWSPLSHELKDFLSGYMVGYQWLDYETSPEAKALVKARGFTSTDLPLVICADGQAVANPTKAALAEHLNIANQPLQDLYDVVVVGAGPSGLAAAVYGASEGLKTLIIERQTPGGQAGTSSRIENYLGFPTGLSGADLAFRAWTQAVRLGAEFLAPQEVAELCIQDGYKVLTLSDGREISTKAVVLTTGVSYRTLDVPGMERLSGAGVYYGAARTEARSCDEQDVYIVGGGNSAGQAAMYLATYARRVFIVIRGADLAASMSTYLIEQIRTTPNIKLLPYSQIKEVCGQDYLEAVMVDVNGTVEKRPARALFVFIGAKPSTEWVCDQVLCDGKGFLLTGRDLVTDPRYAEVWKKDREPYLLETCVPGIFAAGDSRAGAMARVASAVGEGSMAIKFVHQYLDE comes from the coding sequence ATGCCTGACAAAAAACCCATCATCCTCGCCGTTGACGACGACCCGCAGGTACTGGCCGCCATTGCCCGCGACCTGCGCCAGGAGTTTAGCGCCGAGTACCGCATTCTGCGCGTGAATTCCGGCCCCGAGGCGCTGGCCACCATCAAGGAGCTTTATGAGAAGGAGGAACCGCTGGCCCTCATCGTGGCCGACCAGCGCATGCCCGAGCTGGAAGGCGTGGAGCTGCTCACGGCCTCGCGCGAATTTTTCCCGGATGCCAAGCGCGTGCTGCTCACCGCCTACGCCGATACCGAGGCCGCCGTGCGCGCCATCAACTCGGCCCGGCTTGACCATTATCTGATGAAGCCCTGGGACCCGCCCGAAAATCTGCTTTATCCGATTCTGCACGATTTGCTCACGGCCTGGCAGGCCGCCTACAGGCCTAAGTTTGGGGGCATCCGGCTCATTGGTTTTCAATGGTCGCCGCTCTCGCACGAGCTCAAGGATTTTCTGAGCGGCTACATGGTGGGCTACCAGTGGCTCGACTACGAAACCAGCCCCGAAGCCAAAGCCTTGGTGAAAGCACGGGGCTTCACGTCCACCGACTTACCGCTGGTTATCTGCGCCGATGGCCAGGCCGTGGCCAATCCTACCAAAGCCGCCCTGGCCGAGCATTTGAACATCGCCAACCAACCTTTGCAGGACCTGTACGACGTGGTGGTAGTGGGCGCCGGGCCGTCGGGGCTGGCCGCCGCCGTGTACGGCGCCAGCGAAGGCCTCAAAACCCTCATCATCGAGCGCCAGACGCCCGGCGGGCAGGCTGGCACCAGCTCGCGCATCGAAAACTACCTGGGCTTCCCCACCGGCCTGAGCGGGGCCGACCTGGCCTTTCGTGCCTGGACCCAGGCCGTGCGCCTCGGGGCCGAGTTCCTGGCCCCGCAGGAAGTGGCCGAACTCTGCATTCAGGACGGCTACAAAGTCCTGACCCTGAGCGATGGGCGTGAAATCAGCACCAAAGCCGTAGTCCTCACCACCGGCGTGAGCTACCGCACCCTCGACGTACCGGGCATGGAGCGCCTGAGCGGCGCGGGCGTGTACTACGGCGCGGCCCGCACCGAAGCCCGCAGCTGCGATGAGCAGGACGTGTACATCGTGGGCGGCGGCAACTCGGCCGGGCAGGCGGCCATGTACCTGGCCACCTACGCCCGCCGGGTGTTCATCGTCATTCGCGGAGCCGACCTTGCAGCCAGCATGTCGACGTATCTCATTGAGCAGATTCGCACTACGCCCAATATCAAGCTGCTGCCATACTCCCAAATCAAGGAAGTATGCGGCCAAGACTACCTCGAAGCCGTGATGGTGGACGTGAATGGCACCGTCGAAAAGCGGCCGGCCCGCGCGCTATTTGTCTTCATCGGGGCCAAGCCCAGCACCGAATGGGTGTGCGACCAGGTGCTGTGCGACGGCAAAGGCTTCCTCCTCACCGGCCGCGACCTCGTGACAGACCCGCGCTACGCCGAAGTCTGGAAAAAAGACCGGGAGCCGTATCTTTTAGAAACATGCGTGCCCGGCATCTTCGCCGCTGGCGACAGCCGTGCCGGGGCCATGGCCCGCGTGGCCTCGGCCGTGGGCGAGGGCAGCATGGCCATCAAATTCGTGCACCAGTACTTAGACGAGTAG